In Romeriopsis navalis LEGE 11480, the following proteins share a genomic window:
- a CDS encoding efflux RND transporter periplasmic adaptor subunit: protein MQIPLLQPVVNNVTQKPKTWLIGLLAVGLVGGVIGFQGIRRQRESEDKLTALTVPVQSSDVALQVQGTGTIQPIRNVNVSPKVAGRVQQLFFDQGDQVRSGQVIAKMDDQDVRAEVAQSTANLQSARARLLTLRSPSRSEAVAQARAGVVQANASVDQALSEARRTQSEVTSAQSEVIRANGAVADAQAKLDLAKTKLKRQRQLAAAGAISQNSLDEFVQQAKSAEESMIQAKAQRSQAQSRVAQAQAQVKQAAARVAQVRAQRDSAQAQRNQQNTLGSAGEISQAQAQVDVAAAQLQAAQNRLNETAIRAPFDGVITQRYATVGAFVTPTTQASAAGSGATSTSIFGLANGLEVLARVPEVDIARIRAGQVVEIRADAYPDQKFEGTVQRIAPEAVNEQSVTYFQVRVKIQTGLDKLRSGMNVDLNFTGDQLNNATLVPTVAIVTKKGQAGVLVPGKDNKPEFKPIEIGASVKDQTQVLSGIAEGDRIFQELPPGLKLDQILKKDEKK, encoded by the coding sequence ATGCAAATTCCGCTGTTACAGCCCGTCGTGAACAATGTCACCCAGAAACCCAAGACCTGGCTGATTGGATTATTGGCGGTTGGTTTGGTGGGAGGCGTCATTGGCTTCCAAGGCATCCGACGACAGCGCGAATCCGAAGACAAGCTAACCGCCTTGACAGTGCCAGTCCAATCCTCGGATGTGGCGCTGCAAGTTCAGGGCACAGGGACAATTCAGCCCATTCGGAACGTGAACGTCAGTCCGAAAGTGGCGGGCCGGGTACAACAGCTATTTTTCGATCAGGGCGATCAGGTGCGGAGCGGGCAAGTGATTGCCAAAATGGATGACCAAGATGTGCGCGCCGAAGTCGCTCAAAGCACAGCTAATCTCCAATCAGCGCGGGCCAGGCTGCTGACCCTCCGCAGTCCCAGTCGCTCGGAAGCGGTCGCCCAAGCCCGTGCCGGCGTCGTCCAGGCCAATGCCAGTGTCGATCAAGCTCTCAGTGAAGCCCGGCGGACACAAAGTGAGGTCACGAGTGCCCAGAGCGAAGTGATTCGGGCCAATGGGGCGGTGGCCGATGCACAGGCAAAGTTAGATTTAGCGAAGACAAAACTCAAACGTCAACGTCAGTTAGCGGCCGCTGGCGCAATTTCCCAAAACAGCCTTGATGAGTTTGTGCAACAAGCCAAAAGCGCTGAAGAAAGCATGATTCAGGCCAAGGCACAGCGATCGCAGGCCCAATCCCGTGTCGCCCAGGCCCAAGCACAGGTAAAACAGGCCGCGGCGCGTGTGGCGCAGGTGCGAGCCCAACGCGATAGTGCCCAGGCCCAACGTAATCAACAAAACACCCTGGGCAGTGCCGGTGAAATTAGCCAAGCCCAGGCCCAGGTTGATGTCGCGGCCGCCCAGCTCCAAGCCGCCCAGAACCGGCTGAATGAAACAGCAATTCGGGCACCGTTTGATGGGGTGATCACGCAGCGATATGCCACCGTCGGCGCCTTTGTCACGCCGACGACCCAGGCTTCCGCCGCAGGTTCGGGGGCCACAAGTACCTCAATTTTTGGTCTCGCCAATGGCTTGGAAGTCCTCGCACGGGTGCCGGAAGTTGATATTGCCCGGATTCGGGCGGGGCAGGTGGTTGAAATTCGCGCGGATGCCTACCCCGATCAGAAATTTGAGGGAACCGTGCAGCGGATCGCCCCGGAAGCGGTGAATGAACAGAGCGTTACCTACTTTCAGGTAAGGGTGAAGATCCAAACGGGTTTAGACAAGCTGCGATCGGGCATGAACGTTGATCTGAATTTCACTGGCGATCAGCTGAATAACGCGACTCTGGTGCCCACTGTGGCGATCGTCACGAAGAAAGGCCAAGCCGGTGTTCTAGTGCCCGGCAAAGACAACAAACCCGAATTTAAGCCGATCGAAATTGGGGCTTCGGTCAAGGATCAAACTCAAGTTTTGAGTGGCATTGCGGAGGGCGATCGGATCTTCCAGGAACTTCCACCGGGTCTGAAACTCGACCAAATCTTGAAAAAGGACGAGAAGAAATAA
- a CDS encoding ABC transporter permease — translation MDWSESIKMSVKTLTGNKLRSSLTMLGMIIGNASVIAMIGIGQGAQRLASEQFESLGPNVLFVTPGSREARRRTNTVVQTLVWEDAKAIAAQVPAVSGVAPQRQSQQPIVYGNVNKPTLVIGTTPAFLPVRDFDVAKGRFINDTDVESSKRIVVIGADVAKGFFAGKDPIGERLRIRNTSFEVVGVLAPKGSFLGNNQDDVVMVPLTTTTSVLSGRTSPYGLDLTFISISARDEASIPAAEFQITNLMRRRHKIVTDDDFTVATQSDILRIVGTITGGLTALLAAIAGVSLLVGGIGIMNIMLVSVTERTQEIGLRKAIGASQRDILVQFMIEAVLLSAAGGVIGTIVGISGIYLVGAVSPLEAAVSPVAVTLAVSVSGTIGLVFGVIPAKQAAKLDPIVALRSA, via the coding sequence ATGGATTGGTCAGAAAGCATCAAAATGTCGGTCAAGACCCTCACGGGCAACAAACTCCGCAGCAGCTTGACCATGCTCGGCATGATTATTGGCAATGCCTCGGTAATCGCAATGATTGGGATTGGTCAAGGTGCCCAACGTTTGGCCTCGGAGCAGTTTGAGTCCCTCGGGCCCAACGTCTTGTTCGTCACCCCGGGGTCGCGCGAAGCCCGTCGCCGCACCAATACAGTGGTGCAAACCTTAGTGTGGGAAGATGCGAAGGCAATCGCTGCCCAAGTCCCAGCCGTTTCTGGGGTTGCCCCCCAGCGCCAATCCCAGCAACCGATCGTCTACGGCAATGTCAACAAACCGACATTAGTGATTGGCACTACCCCGGCGTTCCTCCCCGTCCGTGACTTCGATGTGGCCAAAGGCCGATTCATCAACGATACAGATGTTGAAAGCAGCAAACGCATCGTCGTGATTGGCGCGGATGTGGCCAAAGGCTTCTTCGCGGGCAAAGACCCGATTGGGGAACGACTACGAATTCGGAATACCAGCTTTGAGGTCGTGGGGGTACTAGCACCCAAAGGCAGTTTCCTCGGCAATAACCAAGACGATGTCGTGATGGTACCACTGACGACGACCACGAGCGTCCTCAGTGGCCGCACCTCGCCCTATGGACTGGATCTAACCTTTATCTCGATCTCCGCTAGGGACGAAGCCAGTATCCCCGCCGCCGAATTCCAAATCACCAATCTTATGCGTCGCCGCCACAAAATCGTCACTGATGATGATTTCACCGTGGCCACCCAAAGCGATATTTTGCGGATTGTCGGCACGATTACCGGCGGTCTGACGGCATTGCTGGCGGCGATTGCTGGGGTTTCGCTACTGGTTGGGGGGATCGGCATTATGAATATCATGTTGGTTTCCGTCACCGAGCGGACCCAGGAAATTGGTCTACGTAAGGCGATCGGCGCATCGCAGCGGGATATTTTGGTGCAGTTTATGATTGAGGCCGTGTTGCTATCAGCGGCCGGGGGCGTGATTGGGACGATCGTCGGCATTAGCGGCATCTATCTCGTCGGGGCTGTTTCACCCTTGGAAGCGGCGGTTTCACCGGTGGCGGTCACCCTCGCCGTTAGCGTTTCCGGAACGATCGGTCTGGTATTCGGCGTGATTCCGGCCAAACAAGCGGCGAAGTTAGATCCAATCGTGGCGCTACGCAGTGCCTAG
- a CDS encoding ABC transporter ATP-binding protein: protein MAETIIQLEGITKQYNMGEVTVHALAGVDLTVEQGEYCSIMGASGSGKSTMMNIIGCLDRPTAGRYYLDGVEAASVPDDDLAHIRNQKLGFVFQQFHLLPQLTALENVMLPMVYGGIPTAERQARATEALTKVRLADRMNNKPTQLSGGQQQRVAIARAIVNRPVLLLADEPTGALDSETTNEILNIFTELNQSGMTVVMVTHESEVAKITKRVIWFKDGRVLEPNMKPEEVGVVAVG from the coding sequence ATGGCGGAAACCATCATTCAACTCGAAGGGATCACCAAGCAGTACAACATGGGCGAAGTCACTGTACATGCCCTTGCTGGAGTTGATTTGACCGTGGAGCAGGGAGAATATTGCTCAATTATGGGTGCGTCGGGTTCGGGTAAATCCACCATGATGAATATCATTGGCTGCCTCGATCGCCCCACGGCTGGACGCTATTACTTAGATGGCGTCGAAGCGGCATCCGTCCCGGACGATGACTTAGCCCATATTCGGAATCAAAAGCTGGGCTTTGTGTTTCAGCAGTTCCATTTGCTGCCACAGTTGACAGCCCTAGAAAATGTCATGTTACCGATGGTTTATGGAGGAATCCCCACCGCCGAACGCCAAGCGCGCGCCACAGAAGCGCTGACGAAAGTCCGACTAGCCGATCGGATGAACAACAAACCAACTCAGCTCTCTGGCGGTCAACAGCAGCGGGTGGCCATTGCCCGAGCGATCGTCAATCGGCCGGTGTTGTTGCTAGCCGATGAGCCAACTGGTGCCCTGGACTCGGAAACTACGAACGAAATTCTCAACATCTTTACCGAACTGAATCAGTCCGGCATGACCGTCGTCATGGTGACGCACGAATCGGAAGTGGCCAAGATTACCAAGCGGGTAATCTGGTTTAAAGATGGTCGTGTACTGGAGCCGAATATGAAACCGGAGGAAGTTGGGGTTGTCGCAGTGGGGTAA
- the mreD gene encoding rod shape-determining protein MreD, which translates to MKRVPKLNFNPFGQVLLLSPFATSVVVTIVSVLLCSLLSFGRLPGMSIAGIGPNWLLVWVVIWSLKRSPWMGAAAGLVLGMIQDGLTTPEPTHVLPLVIVGVLTARLQKERFVQEDFITVAIVVFAMAMIGETIMAIQFGFIKDGPSLAEIWSYHPKIALSSAILSSLWAPVLYWPLNKIWQWAINAEYSRSNRIKPMFGRLR; encoded by the coding sequence ATGAAACGTGTGCCAAAACTCAACTTTAATCCGTTTGGTCAGGTGTTGTTGCTCTCCCCGTTTGCCACCAGTGTGGTGGTGACGATCGTCTCAGTTTTGCTATGTAGTCTGCTGTCGTTTGGGCGGTTGCCAGGTATGTCGATTGCGGGCATTGGCCCCAATTGGCTGCTCGTGTGGGTTGTCATTTGGAGCTTGAAGCGATCGCCCTGGATGGGGGCCGCAGCGGGTTTGGTGTTGGGCATGATTCAAGATGGCTTGACGACGCCGGAGCCGACCCATGTCTTGCCACTTGTGATTGTGGGTGTTTTGACTGCGCGGCTACAGAAAGAACGGTTTGTTCAAGAGGATTTTATTACGGTGGCGATCGTCGTGTTTGCGATGGCGATGATTGGGGAAACCATCATGGCCATTCAGTTTGGGTTTATTAAAGACGGGCCATCACTCGCGGAAATTTGGAGCTATCACCCGAAAATCGCCCTCAGTTCGGCGATTTTGAGTAGTCTCTGGGCGCCGGTACTCTATTGGCCCCTAAATAAAATCTGGCAATGGGCGATTAATGCGGAATATTCTCGATCGAACCGGATTAAGCCGATGTTTGGTCGATTGCGTTGA